A region of the Flavobacteriaceae bacterium MAR_2010_188 genome:
TCAACTCTTTTTCTAGATATGGCTTCAATCCATAATTATCATCAATATGAAGAAATCCGCCAGATAATATATATTCCCTTAGATTATCGGCATCGGCATCAGAAAAAAACACATTTCCGTGCCCGGTCATATGAACCATCGGAAATTGAAAAATATCGCTACTACCAGCCTCAACTGTTTGTGGTTTCGGATTCATGCTGGTCTGGATGTTAGAATTACAGAAAGCAATAAGGTTTTGAAGCGAGGTGGGATTGGCGTACCAATCGCCTCCGCCGCCATATTTTAAAACTGCCAAATCTTGCGAATGAGAATTTATACTTAATAGCATACAAATCCCTAATGACAAAAGGGTTTTAAACATGATAGTTTTTATCATAACATCCATAAGTCAAAAATACTAAAGTCTAGTGTCAAGAATGCTTGCTTTAACGTTCCTTATGAAATCACATCAACTTGAAAATATTATTGATTTACAAAAGCAACACTCTGACAAGCTACAATTGCTGCAGTTTCGGTCCTTAATCGGGTGTCTCCGAGTGATACCGGTATGAACTCCTTCGATAAAGCAAGTTTAATTTCATCTGGAGAAAAATCTCCTTCGGGTCCGATTAAAATGGTAACTTCTTCGTTTCTGTTAATAACGTCTTTTAAATTTTGCTTATTGGTTTCCTCACAATGTGCGATTAATAATCTTCCTTCAGAACGTTCATTCACAAAATCATTAAATGAAATTGCTTCATTAAGTTGTGGCATATAAGCCTGCAATGATTGTTTGACCGCCGATTGTATAATCCTTTCGAATCTGTCCGACTTTATCGACTTTCGCTCACTATTATCACAGAAAATAGGAGTAATGGAGTCAATTCCTATTTCGGTTGCCTTTTCTAGAAACCATTCGTAACGATCGTTCATTTTAGTAGGTGCTACCGCCAAATGCAATTTATAAGGATGATTTTCTTCAAACTTATGTGAAACGATTTCAACCTTGCATGCCTTGATAGTGTCTTCAATTATTTTCGCATCATAAATAAATCCTTTCCCATCGGTGATTTTAAGAATAT
Encoded here:
- a CDS encoding 16S rRNA (uracil1498-N3)-methyltransferase, coding for MQLFYNPEISINTSTISFDKEESRHISKVLRRKNGDILKITDGKGFIYDAKIIEDTIKACKVEIVSHKFEENHPYKLHLAVAPTKMNDRYEWFLEKATEIGIDSITPIFCDNSERKSIKSDRFERIIQSAVKQSLQAYMPQLNEAISFNDFVNERSEGRLLIAHCEETNKQNLKDVINRNEEVTILIGPEGDFSPDEIKLALSKEFIPVSLGDTRLRTETAAIVACQSVAFVNQ